From Penicillium digitatum chromosome 5, complete sequence, one genomic window encodes:
- a CDS encoding VeA protein: MANRPSIMPPHNETEHSVSRITREGKQLTYKLSVMQQPERARACGAGAKSSADRRPVDPPPVVELRIFESDPANDAQKTDITFAYNANFFLYATLDTARPIAHGRVGGPQSCPVLTGVPVAGVAYLDRPSQAGYFIFPDLSVRHEGRYRLNFHLYEEIKDAKDADKDSTLPLPNQIPLSATSKAGVPQAFLHFRLEVKSVPFTVYSAKKFPGLATSTSLSRIIAEQGCRVRIRRDVRMRRRGDKRDADYEFGEERAAAYAGSSDRFTTPDRYAGSMDRPRSNSNGSNMESPYGFVPPDRRPSAPDYGFQCPQPYQRPMPPAPMPHSSQTPSYQSHLSFGSTPSHYPAPHMPPTPPPLAASQGIYSPQHAYAQIRHPSNASEYEGMPISYPAVPQIPAERGGYPKSMNTYGMEPPKPSSYMDLRMAEPGLYQSMPHVTVSRSQTPNLVQATPSHKPLPNEYANHIVPSVESTSPGGGGYDNVRGKRMVYQTGPAYGKRSHEDTFGLDDRSMQNGMRPDTEPYPAYRDFSGESRAGLMAEMGIELAYKRANGKMVMKAPPSN; this comes from the exons ATGGCCAACAGACCGTCGATCATGCCGCCTCACAATGAGACTGAACACTCAGTTAGTCGGATCACCCGTGAAGGCAAACAGCTCACATACAAGTTGAGTGTGATGCAACAGCCAGAGCGGGCAAGAGCATGCGGCGCGGGAGCCAAGT CATCCGCTGACCGTCGCCCTGTTGACCCACCGCCTGTGGTTGAGCTACGCATCTTCGAGTCCGACCCAGCTAACGATGCGCAAAAGACCGATATCACCTTCGCCTATAACGCCAATTTTTTCCTCTACGCAACCCTCGACACTGCACGCCCTATTGCCCACGGGCGGGTAGGTGGACCGCAGTCATGCCCTGTGTTAACTGGTGTGCCAGTCGCTGGTGTCGCATATCTCGACCGCCCCTCACAAGCAGGCTATTTCATCTTCCCAGATCTATCAGTGCGTCATGAGGGCCGGTACCGCTTGAACTTCCACCTGTACGAAGAGATCAAGGACGCCAAGGATGCCGACAAGGATTCGACTTTACCTCTTCCCAACCAGATACCTCTTTCAGCCACATCTAAGGCAGGCGTCCCGCAGGCATTCCTTCATTTTCGTCTTGAGGTCAAGTCGGTGCCTTTTACCGTTTATAGCGCCAAGAAGTTCCCCGGCCTAGCGACCAGCACCTCTCTGAGCCGTATCATTGCTGAGCAGGGCTGCCGTGTTCGCATTCGTCGTGATGTTCGCATGAGACGCCGAGGCGACAAGCGAGATGCGGACTACGAATTCGGCGAGGAACGCGCAGCTGCATATGCAGGATCCTCGGATCGTTTTACGACACCCGACAGATACGCAGGTTCGATGGATCGCCCACGGTCAAATAGCAATGGCAGCAACATGGAATCACCTTATGGGTTTGTTCCCCCCGATCGACGACCATCTGCACCCGACTATGGCTTCCAGTGCCCACAACCCTATCAAAGACCTATGCCACCTGCACCCATGCCACACTCCTCCCAAACACCCTCATATCAATCACACCTTTCATTTGGCTCCACGCCTTCACATTATCCGGCTCCTCACATGCCTCCAACACCACCCCCACTGGCTGCATCGCAAGGTATCTACTCCCCACAGCACGCATACGCCCAAATAAGACACCCATCCAACGCCTCTGAATACGAAGGAATGCCTATCTCGTATCCTGCGGTGCCTCAAATACCTGCCGAGCGAGGTGGTTACCCCAAATCTATGAATACTTATGGCATGGAGCCACCAAAACCAAGCTCATACATGGATCTCCGCATGGCCGAACCAGGTTTATACCAATCCATGCCCCATGTTACGGTGTCGCGTTCTCAAACACCAAACTTAGTACAGGCAACCCCGTCTCACAAGCCCCTGCCAAACGAATATGCCAACCATATTGTTCCTTCGGTGGAAAGTACTTCACCTGGCGGTGGTGGGTACGACAACGTTAGAGGGAAGCGTATGGTGTATCAAACCGGGCCAGCATACGGCAAAAGGAGTCATGAAGATACCTTCGGCCTTGATGACCGGTCAATGCAGAACGGCATGCGGCCTGATACCGAGCCTTATCCTGCTTATCGTGATTTCTCGGGCGAAAGTCGCGCTGGCCTTATGGCTGAAATGGGTATCGAGTTGGCATATAAGCGTGCCAACGGCAAAATGGTCATGAAAGCTCCTCCGTCAAACTAA
- a CDS encoding DNA repair protein (Rad57), putative, whose product MDLLLILPGFITKPFAHILPPLERAKVTTVDVITLDSLEIAKRARVPPADVRRLSSCIVEALHTDVGFEKPQTNTEAIDGPSSSITPDVASRTFSLAKRTSQWNTISTLDPAMDALLGGGIPTGYVTEVTGESGSGKTQFLLSLCLAVQLPKPQGLQRRAMYISTEHPLSTPRLSQLLECHPVLSTLPAEQAPSLEDILTINAMDLETQDHILNFHVPVAVERYNIGLVIIDSITSNYRAEHASHSLQALAKRSSQLAKLGHLLRNLAVKEDVAIVLANQVSDRFESIQNSEPAPRTGILSMSSQTVDHGSGPVSPFPKSRTEQLATRNSQQPPSSSPAISSSPYHAPSDKYFDGSYLVAPRVRNSMLNVAHQERFYSGWGDGAYPERGSLKNPALGFVWSTQIACRIALKKEESHAVGVSMVEHAYPASTQESYPFHSAGNADAYRDPESIAMPAPYLKTRVSDSQNYRPAPGSKSPTRRTMKLVFAPWTAGPKDTPRKGYSSRRSGEIEFEIWKGGLRSTTPGERSV is encoded by the exons ATGGATCTTCTTTTGATTTTACCTGGCTTTATAACGAAACCTTTCGCACATATTCTTCCTCCACTTGAACGAGCTAAAGTCACCACAGTCGACGTGATTACCCTTGACTCTCTCGAGATTGCGAAACGTGCCCGCGTCCCCCCCGCAGATGTTCGTCGGCTCTCCTCCTGTATTGTCGAGGCATTGCACACCGATGTCGGCTTCGAAAAGCCGCAGACAAATACAGAGGCCATTGATGGGCCCAGCTCTAGTATAACCCCTGATGTGGCAAGCAGGACATTCAGCTTGGCGAAGCGCACGTCGCAATGGAACACTATAAGCACTCTTGACCCCGCGATGGATGCGCTGCTAGGAGGTGGAATTCCGACCGGTTATGTCACAGAAGTTACAGGCGAGAG TGGAAGCGGCAAGACCCAGTTCCTTCTAAGCCTCTGTCTAGCCGTCCAGCTACCCAAACCACAGGGGCTACAACGGCGTGCCATGTACATATCGACGGAACACCCATTATCTACGCCACGACTCTCACAGCTCCTAGAATGCCATCCTGTCCTCTCAACACTCCCCGCTGAGCAAGCACCCTCgctggaggatatcctgaCCATCAACGCCATGGATCTGGAGACGCAAGATCACATCCTGAACTTCCATGTGCCTGTCGCGGTCGAACGCTATAACATCGGCCTGGTCATCATCGATTCAATAACATCCAATTACCGCGCTGAACACGCATCGCACAGCCTCCAAGCCCTCGCTAAGCGATCATCCCAGCTCGCAAAACTGGGCCATCTACTACGCAACCTCGCCGTAAAGGAGGACGTCGCTATCGTGCTCGCGAACCAAGTCTCCGACCGTTTCGAATCTATACAAAACAGCGAGCCAGCCCCACGGACAGGGATTCTGTCCATGTCGAGTCAAACAGTAGATCATGGATCTGGCCCTGTCTCCCCCTTCCCAAAATCTCGAACTGAACAGTTGGCTACTAGAAATAGCCAGCAGCcaccatcttcttctcctgcTATCTCCTCATCTCCATACCACGCACCAAGCGATAAATACTTCGACGGCTCGTATCTGGTCGCCCCTCGAGTACGCAATAGTATGTTGAACGTGGCTCACCAGGAGCGCTTCTACTCTGGCTGGGGAGATGGCGCGTACCCGGAGAGGGGGTCTCTGAAGAACCCGGCGCTGGGATTCGTCTGGTCAACGCAGATCGCATGCCGAATCGCGCTGAAAAAGGAAGAATCACATGCTGTAGGTGTCTCAATGGTGGAGCATGCATATCCGGCATCCACGCAGGAATCTTATCCGTTCCACAGTGCAGGCAATGCAGACGCCTATCGGGATCCGGAATCAATAGCAATGCCTGCCCCTTACCTCAAAACCCGAGTGTCTGACTCGCAGAACTACCGGCCCGCTCCGGGGTCGAAATCCCCCACCCGGAGGACCATGAAACTTGTGTTCGCGCCGTGGACGGCGGGCCCGAAGGATACACCCAGAAAGGGCTACTCCAGTAGAAGAAGTGGCGAGATAGAGTTTGAGATCTGGAAGGGTGGCTTGAGAAGTACGACTCCTGGTGAACGATCTGTCTGA
- a CDS encoding Delta(12) fatty acid desaturase: MGMQWRTGHLLRSASFNPLVQQHSPPQENSKHCSCHLEPRVLHFISTERDTFGSIPIVTLELNTVGLKTPNMSSTALPKRVALNRNPTTESSATSSVSASPFDSPRQSPSSTSLSSMASEQENTKMLDTYGNEFKIPDFTIKQIRDAVPAHCFHRSAATSLYYVFRDLAILGSVFYLFHNYVTPETVPLLPARVALWTVYTIVQGLFGTGVWVMAHECGHQAFSSSKVLNDTVGWICHSLLLVPYFSWKISHGKHHKATGNLARDMVFNPKTREQYATRVGKTLHELGELCEETPILTAGNLLAQQLFGWPVYLLNNVTGHNNHTKQPEGRGVGKHNGWGGGVNHFYPSSPLYEAKDAKLIVLSDLGLLITGTGLYFIGTNFGWLNLLVWYGLPYLWVNHWLVAITYLQHTDPTLPHYQPEVWNFTRGAAATIDRDFGFVGRHIFHGIIETHVLHHYISNIPFYNADEASDAIKGVMGNHYRTDAHTGWTGFFKAMWTSARVCHWVEPNEGATGESQGVMFYRNTNGIGLPPTKIAKAQ, translated from the exons ATGGGGATGCAGTGGCG AACGGGGCATTTGCTTCGATCTGCTTCATTCAACCCCCTTGTGCAACAAcactcccccccccaagaaaACTCAAAACATT GCTCTTGTCATCTTGAACCCCGTGTCCTTCATTTCATCTCTACAGAAAGGGATACCTTTGGAAGTATACCCATTGTAACTTTGGAGTTGAACACCGTTGGCCTCAAAACACCCAACATGTCGTCTACCGCACTCCCCAAGCGCGTTGCGCTTAATCGCAACCCTACTACAGAGTCCTCAGCGACCAGCTCTGTCTCGGCCTCGCCCTTTGACAGCCCACGCCAATCTCCCTCGTCTACCTCCCTTTCTTCAATGGCTTCGGAGCAGGAGAACACTAAGATGCTTGATACCTATGGCAATGAGTTCAAGATCCCGGATTTTACAATCAAGCAGATCCGCGATGCCGTTCCTGCTCATTGCTTCCACCGCTCCGCCGCCACCAGTTTGTACTATGTATTCCGTGATCTGGCCATCTTGGGATCCGTCTTCTACCTCTTCCACAACTATGTCACCCCCGAGACTGTCCCCCTGCTGCCGGCCCGCGTGGCCCTCTGGACCGTGTACACTATTGTGCAGGGTCTCTTCGGCACCGGGGTGTGGGTTATGGCCCACGAGTGTGGCCACCAGgccttctcctcttccaagGTCTTGAACGACACAGTTGGCTGGATCTGTCACTCCCTCTTGCTCGTCCCCTACTTCTCCTGGAAGATCTCCCACGGCAAGCACCACAAGGCCACCGGTAACCTGGCCCGCGACATGGTCTTCAATCCTAAGACCCGTGAGCAGTACGCCACTCGTGTCGGCAAGACTCTCCACGAACTCGGCGAGCTGTGCGAGGAGACTCCCATCCTGACTGCCGGCAACCTTCTGGCCCAGCAGCTCTTTGGCTGGCCCGTGTACCTGCTCAACAACGTCACCGGCCACAACAATCACACTAAGCAGCCCGAGGGCCGCGGTGTTGGCAAGCATAACGGCTGGGGCGGTGGTGTCAACCACTTCTACCCCTCCAGCCCTCTGTACGAGGCCAAGGACGCGAAGCTAATTGTCCTGAGTGATCTGGGTCTCCTCATCACCGGCACCGGACTGTACTTCATCGGTACCAACTTCGGCTGGCTGAATCTGCTGGTCTGGTACGGTCTCCCGTACCTGTGGGTGAACCACTGGCTAG TTGCCATTACCTATCTCCAGCACACCGACCCTACCCTCCCTCACTACCAGCCTGAAGTGTGGAACTTTACCCGTGGTGCTGCCGCCACCATCGACCGTGACTTTGGCTTTGTCGGTCGCCACATCTTCCACGGTATCATCGAGACCCACGTGCTGCACCACTACATCAGCAATATCCCATTCTACAACGCCGACGAGGCCAGCGATGCCATCAAGGGCGTCATGGGCAACCACTACCGCACTGATGCCCACACTGGCTGGACCGGTTTCTTCAAGGCCATGTGGACTTCTGCCCGCGTCTGCCACTGGGTTGAGCCCAATGAGGGTGCCACTGGTGAGAGCCAGGGTGTCATGTTCTACCGTAACACCAACGGCATTGGTCTTCCTCCTACCAAGATCGCCAAGGCTCAATAG